From the genome of Bacillus thermozeamaize:
CAGATCGCCTCGCTTGGCCAGGGTGATCATCTTCTCCGCGATGGAGCGGACGGTTTTGGCCTTCGCTTCCGTGGTTTTGATCCGCTCGTAGATGAAGAGATCCGTCACCAGGTCGCGGAACAAGGCTTTTCTCGCGCTGGAATGACGCCCCAGTTTGGTGTAAGCCAATGCAATCCCTCCTCTTCGTTTACGTTTATCATTCTACTTTCCGGAAGGACAATCCCAGTTCAGCCAGTTTTTCTTGCACTTCTTCCAGCGATTTTTTTCCGAGGTTGCGAACCTTCATCATGTCCTCTTCGGTCTTGGTCGTCAGCTCGTACACCGTGTTGATACCGGCCCGTTTCAAGCAGTTGTAGGATCGGACAGACAGATCCAGCTCCTCGATCGTCATCTCCAGGATCTTGTCCTTCTGATCCTCCTCTTTCTCCACCATGATTTCGGTATCATGACCTTCCTTTGTCAGGTCGACAAACAACCTCAGATGCTCGATCAAGATCTTGGAACCTAAGCTTACCGCCTCTTCGGGATGAATGCTGCCGTCAGTCCAGACCTCCAGGGTCAATTTGTCGTAGTTGGTCACCTGTCCGACGCGCGTGTTTTCCACGCTGTAGTTGACACGCTTGATGGGAGTGTAGATGGAGTCGATCGGAATCACGCCAATCGGCTGATCATCCCGCTTGTTTTTCTCGGCCAGGACAAATCCTCTGCCCCGGTTTGCTTCCATCCGCATATACAGCCGTCCATCCTCTTCCAGCGTCGCAATGTGCAGTTCGGGGTTGAGGATGTCCACATCGCTGTCTGCGCGGATGTCGGCGGCCGTCACTTCTCCAGGCCCTTCTGCCTCAATTTCCAGGATTTTTTCTTCATCAGAGTGAATTCTCAGGGCCAGTTGTTTGAGATTGAGGATGATCTCTGTGGTATCTTCAACCACTCCCGGGATCGTCGAGAATTCATGCAGCACGCCTTCAATATATACTGATTTTACGGCGGCTCCTGGCAAAGATGACAGCAGGATCCGCCGCAGGGAATTCCCCAAGGTGATTCCGTATCCCCGTTCCAACGGTTCTACGACAAATTTCCCGTACGTCCCTTTTTCATCCACTTCAACCAGCTCGATCTTGGGCTTTTCGATTTCAATCAAACTGGGAACCCTCCTTACAAAACGTCACAACCACCTGGCTCGCTAAACGCACATACTTGGCCAACATGTCTACCATTATGAACAACAATACGGTACATTATACCATTTTTCGGCAAAATTTGCACGAATTTTCTCATGAACCGTATCGGTTCACATGGTGTGAGTCCTTATACCCGACGACGTTTTGGCGGACGGCACCCATTGTGCGGGATGGGCGTGACATCCTGAATCGAGCTGACCTCAAGCCCGGCGGCCTGCAAGGAACGAATCGCGGCCTCCCGTCCCGAACCTGGCCCCTTGACGCGCACTTCGACGGTTCGCATGCCATGCTCCATGGCAGCCTTGGCGGCTGCTTCCGCAGCCATTTGCGCGGCAAACGGCGTACTTTTCCGCGATCCCTTAAAACCCATTGTCCCCGAGCTGGCCCAGGATATGGTGTTCCCGTGAGGATCGGTGATTGTGACGATCGTGTTGTTAAACGTGGAGCGGATATGCGCCACGCCGCTCTCGACATTTTTCCGATCCCGGCGTCTGGTCCGCGTGGTACCTTTACGCGCTGCCATCTCTTTCCCTCCTATGCAATCATCATCTTTATTGGCTTACATCATTTTCAACAGCTTAAGCGGTGTTGCGGTTACTTCTTCTTGTTTGCCACTGTGCGACGGGGACCTTTGCGCGTTCTGGCATTGGTCTTGGTCCGCTGGCCGCGCACAGGCAAGCCTTTGCGGTGACGGATGCCCCGATAGCAGCCGATCTCCATCAGGCGCTTGATGTTCAGGGCCACCTCACGGCGCAAATCCCCTTCCACCTTGTAATTGCGGTCAATCTCATCCCGCAGGCGGGAAATCTCATCTTCCGTCAGATCGCGGACGCGTGTGTCCGGATTGACGCCTGTGGCCGCCAGAATCTTCTTTGCAGTGGGCAAGCCAATGCCGTAAATGTACGTCAGGGCCACTTCAACCCGTTTGTCACGGGGTAGGTCCACACCGACGATACGTGCCATGTTACGACCTCCTTCTTGAGCAAATGCCTTCGTACATTGTCTCGGTCACTTCCACGACTTAACCTTGTTTCTGCTTGTGCTTCGGATTTTCGCAAATCACCATGACGGTTCCTTTGCGCCGGATGATCTTGCATTTTTCGCAGATCGGTTTGACCGAAGGCCTTACCTTCATCAGGTTCCCTCC
Proteins encoded in this window:
- a CDS encoding DNA-directed RNA polymerase subunit alpha, producing MIEIEKPKIELVEVDEKGTYGKFVVEPLERGYGITLGNSLRRILLSSLPGAAVKSVYIEGVLHEFSTIPGVVEDTTEIILNLKQLALRIHSDEEKILEIEAEGPGEVTAADIRADSDVDILNPELHIATLEEDGRLYMRMEANRGRGFVLAEKNKRDDQPIGVIPIDSIYTPIKRVNYSVENTRVGQVTNYDKLTLEVWTDGSIHPEEAVSLGSKILIEHLRLFVDLTKEGHDTEIMVEKEEDQKDKILEMTIEELDLSVRSYNCLKRAGINTVYELTTKTEEDMMKVRNLGKKSLEEVQEKLAELGLSFRKVE
- a CDS encoding 50S ribosomal protein L36; amino-acid sequence: MKVRPSVKPICEKCKIIRRKGTVMVICENPKHKQKQG
- a CDS encoding 30S ribosomal protein S11 codes for the protein MAARKGTTRTRRRDRKNVESGVAHIRSTFNNTIVTITDPHGNTISWASSGTMGFKGSRKSTPFAAQMAAEAAAKAAMEHGMRTVEVRVKGPGSGREAAIRSLQAAGLEVSSIQDVTPIPHNGCRPPKRRRV
- a CDS encoding 30S ribosomal protein S13, which gives rise to MARIVGVDLPRDKRVEVALTYIYGIGLPTAKKILAATGVNPDTRVRDLTEDEISRLRDEIDRNYKVEGDLRREVALNIKRLMEIGCYRGIRHRKGLPVRGQRTKTNARTRKGPRRTVANKKK